Proteins encoded within one genomic window of Gambusia affinis linkage group LG09, SWU_Gaff_1.0, whole genome shotgun sequence:
- the LOC122836878 gene encoding transmembrane emp24 domain-containing protein 9-like, with protein sequence MESGSFQRFLLKVFLVNFCLGLVSSLYFHIAEGEQKCFIEEIPADTVVVGDYWTQLYDEQKHEYLPVTQNLTLSVAARNPTDKLILSHKETKGRFNFTSFTSGEHKICLQPSLSQPLTAGFIVVVHMDIRSGEHTNNYTEIHERELLTQMQLRVRQLSAQVQHIQKEMTYKRSRDKDFLAINHNINMWIYWWPILRCIFVVTFIIYITGSC encoded by the exons ATGGAGTCTGGCTCTTTTCAGCGGTTTTTGCTGAAAGTttttctggtgaatttttgtCTCGGTTTGGTTTCTTCTCTGTACTTTCATATAGCAGAAGGAGagcaaaagtgttttattgagGAAATCCCAGCAGACACGGTTGTTGTCG GTGATTATTGGACGCAGCTTTATGATGAACAGAAACATGAGTATCTACCGGTTACTCAGAATCTCACCCTGTCTGTCGCAGCCAGAAATCCAACTGATAAG ttgATTCTGTCTCACAAGGAAACCAAGGGGAGGTTTAACTTCACATCATTTACCTCAGGAGAACACAAGATCTGCCTTCAGCCAAGTTTATCACAGCCGCTGACTGCAGGCTTCATAGTG GTGGTTCACATGGACATCCGATCAGGTGAACACACCAACAACTACACAGAGATCCATGAACGAGAACTACTGACGCAGATGCAGCTGAGAGTCAGACAGCTGTCTGCACAGGTTCAACACATCCAGAAGGAGATGACCTACAAAAGG AGCAGAGATAAAGACTTCCTCGCCATCAACcacaacatcaacatgtggaTCTATTGGTGGCCCATCCTCCGCTGCATCTTTGTGGTGACTTTCATCATATACATCACAGGCAGCTGCTGA
- the tmem216 gene encoding transmembrane protein 216 isoform X1 has translation MAAVQPPDAVLQVEEEIEQFPSHFHSNQADSIMAPGSHVVLSSTPLQVLLYLNSWYFSAFYLAEILMFIYKGILLPYPADNLVLDVVLLLLFLALETLRIFYGWKGNLCERSLSSCVSLFILFPCTALAVYYLLLQTFVLRLEFILSAVLLCFYGLEFLICIISISAFSSLVYVAFPLQVQSLLMSPGTQQE, from the exons ATGGCAGCAGTGCAACCTCCGGATGCAGTGCTCCAAGTTGAAGAAGAGATTGAACAGTTCCCAAGCCATTTCCATAGCAACCAGGCGGATTCAATCATGGCGCCCG gGAGCCATGTAGTC TTATCTTCAACACCTTTGCAGGTTCTTCTCTACCTGAACAGCTGGTACTTTTCTGCCTTCTACTTGGCAGAGATTCTCATGTTCATCTACAAAG GAATTTTACTGCCGTACCCAGCAGATAATCTGGTCTTGGatgtggtgctgctgctgctcttccttgCTCTGGAGACTCTGCGCATTTTCTATG GTTGGAAGGGGAACCTCTGCGAGCGCTCTCTGTCTTCCTGTGTGTCCCTCTTCATCCTGTTTCCCTGCACAGCGCTGGCCGTTTActacctgctgctgcagacatTCGTGCTGCGGCTCGAGTTCATTCTCAGCGCTGTGCTGCTCTGCTTCTATGGCCTCGAGTTCCTGATCTGCATTATCTCCATCTCTGCTTTCTCCAG tttgGTCTATGTTGCGTTTCCTCTGCAGGTCCAGAGTTTACTGATGTCGCCTGGAACACAACAAGAG TAG
- the tmem216 gene encoding transmembrane protein 216 isoform X2, whose product MAAVQPPDAVLQVEEEIEQFPSHFHSNQADSIMAPGSHVVLSSTPLQVLLYLNSWYFSAFYLAEILMFIYKGILLPYPADNLVLDVVLLLLFLALETLRIFYGWKGNLCERSLSSCVSLFILFPCTALAVYYLLLQTFVLRLEFILSAVLLCFYGLEFLICIISISAFSRSRVY is encoded by the exons ATGGCAGCAGTGCAACCTCCGGATGCAGTGCTCCAAGTTGAAGAAGAGATTGAACAGTTCCCAAGCCATTTCCATAGCAACCAGGCGGATTCAATCATGGCGCCCG gGAGCCATGTAGTC TTATCTTCAACACCTTTGCAGGTTCTTCTCTACCTGAACAGCTGGTACTTTTCTGCCTTCTACTTGGCAGAGATTCTCATGTTCATCTACAAAG GAATTTTACTGCCGTACCCAGCAGATAATCTGGTCTTGGatgtggtgctgctgctgctcttccttgCTCTGGAGACTCTGCGCATTTTCTATG GTTGGAAGGGGAACCTCTGCGAGCGCTCTCTGTCTTCCTGTGTGTCCCTCTTCATCCTGTTTCCCTGCACAGCGCTGGCCGTTTActacctgctgctgcagacatTCGTGCTGCGGCTCGAGTTCATTCTCAGCGCTGTGCTGCTCTGCTTCTATGGCCTCGAGTTCCTGATCTGCATTATCTCCATCTCTGCTTTCTCCAG GTCCAGAGTTTACTGA
- the LOC122837414 gene encoding transmembrane emp24 domain-containing protein 9-like — protein MSQRVRMQFSIVFSAFLLNIFYNSVSSLYFHIGETEKKCFIEEIPDETMIIGNYRTQLYDKQKEEYLPATQGLGMFVEVKDPDDKVILSRQYGSEGRFTFTSHTPGEHQICLHSNSSKFSLFAGGMLRVHLDIQVGEHANNYAEIAAKDKLTELQLRVRQLVEQVDQIQKEQNYQRYREERFRQTSESTNQRVLWWSIVQTLILVAIGIWQMRHLKSFFEAKKLV, from the exons ATGTCACAACGGGTCAGGATGCAGTTTTCAATTGTGTTTTCAGCTTTCcttcttaatattttctacaACTCGGTGTCTTCGTTGTACTTTCACATCGGAGAAACTGAGAAGAAATGCTTTATAGAAGAAATCCCGGACGAGACCATGATTATCG GTAACTACCGTACTCAGCTGTATGATAAGCAGAAAGAAGAATATCTGCCGGCAACTCAGGGTCTGGGTATGTTTGTGGAAGTCAAAGACCCTGATGATAAG GTGATTCTGTCTCGGCAGTATGGCTCAGAGGGACGCTTCACCTTTACATCACACACACCCGGAGAGCATCAGATCTGCCTCCACTCTAACTCCTCCAAGTTCTCACTGTTCGCCGGAGGCATGCTG CGTGTTCATCTGGACATCCAGGTGGGAGAACACGCCAACAACTACGCTGAGATCGCTGCCAAGGACAAGCTgacagagctgcagctgagagTGCGGCAGCTGGTGGAGCAGGTGGACCAGATCCAGAAGGAGCAGAACTACCAGAGG TACCGTGAGGAGCGTTTCCGTCAGACCAGCGAGAGCACCAACCAGCGAGTCCTCTGGTGGTCCATAGTGCAGACCCTCATCCTGGTGGCCATCGGTATCTGGCAGATGAGACACCTCAAGAGCTTCTTTGAGGCGAAAAAACTGGTGTAA
- the b4galt7 gene encoding beta-1,4-galactosyltransferase 7 isoform X2, with protein sequence MMYSSRRKPVLYFKEERRFLLGKCTIYKLFGLCMVLVLISLLWLQLSCSGDMSSVTHQDRRDPQLLPPPCPTERQASAADDPSWGPHKLALVVPFRERFEELLVFVPFMHKFLNKKKIRHKILIINQVDHYRFNRASLINVGYMESGNDTDYLAMHDVDLLPLNEALDYGFPKEGPFHVASPELHPLYHYKTYVGGILLLTKRHYYMCNGMSNRFWGWGREDDEFYRRLRKAELQLFRPSGITTGYKTFLHIHDPAWRKRDQKRVAAQKQEQFKVDPDGGLTNLQYLVDSRQELTISGAPCTIINTKLECDQSQTPWCLLS encoded by the exons ATGATGTATTCATCCAGAAGAAAGCCTGTGCTCTACTTTAAAGAGGAAAGAAG GTTTCTTTTGGGGAAATGCACCATCTACAAGCTGTTTGGCCTCTGCATGGTGCTGGTGCTCATCTCTCTGCTGTGGCTGCAGCTCAGCTGTTCGGGTGACATGTCCTCAGTAACGCATCAAGACCGGCGCGACCCCCAGCTGCTGCCTCCACCCTGTCCCACTGAGAGACAGGCATCCGCAGCGGACGACCCCAGCTGGGGTCCTCACAAGCTGGCACTCGTGGTCCCCTTCAGAGAACGCTTCGAAGAACTGCTGGTGTTCGTTCCATTCATGCACAAATTTCTCAACAAGAAGAAGATCCGCCATAAGATCCTGATTATCAACCAGGTGGATCACTACAG ATTCAACCGAGCGTCTCTGATCAATGTGGGCTACATGGAGAGCGGGAACGACACGGACTACCTGGCCATGCATGACGTGGACCTGCTGCCCCTCAACGAGGCCCTGGACTATGGCTTCCCCAAAGAGGGACCCTTCCATGTCGCCTCGCCGGAGCTGCATCCGCTCTACCATTACAAAACCTACGTGGGAGGAATCCTGCTGCTCACAAAGAGGCACTATTATATG TGTAATGGGATGTCGAACCGGTTCTGGGGTTGGGGCAGAGAGGATGACGAGTTCTACAGAAGGCTCAGAAAAGCAGAGTTACAG CTGTTCCGCCCAAGTGGCATCACAACGGGATATAAAACCTTTCTTCATATCCACGACCCGGCCTGGAGAAAGAGGGACCAGAAAAGGGTCGCTGCTCAGAAACAG GAGCAGTTTAAGGTGGATCCCGACGGTGGGCTGACGAACCTCCAGTACCTGGTGGATTCCCGGCAGGAGTTGACCATCAGCGGCGCTCCCTGCACCATCATCAATACCAAACTGGAGTGCGATCAGAGCCAGACGCCGTGGTGTCTCCTGAGTTAG
- the b4galt7 gene encoding beta-1,4-galactosyltransferase 7 isoform X1 has protein sequence MMYSSRRKPVLYFKEERRNDLSKVPQQDVRFLLGKCTIYKLFGLCMVLVLISLLWLQLSCSGDMSSVTHQDRRDPQLLPPPCPTERQASAADDPSWGPHKLALVVPFRERFEELLVFVPFMHKFLNKKKIRHKILIINQVDHYRFNRASLINVGYMESGNDTDYLAMHDVDLLPLNEALDYGFPKEGPFHVASPELHPLYHYKTYVGGILLLTKRHYYMCNGMSNRFWGWGREDDEFYRRLRKAELQLFRPSGITTGYKTFLHIHDPAWRKRDQKRVAAQKQEQFKVDPDGGLTNLQYLVDSRQELTISGAPCTIINTKLECDQSQTPWCLLS, from the exons ATGATGTATTCATCCAGAAGAAAGCCTGTGCTCTACTTTAAAGAGGAAAGAAG AAATGACCTTTCTAAAGTTCCCCAGCAGGATGTGAG GTTTCTTTTGGGGAAATGCACCATCTACAAGCTGTTTGGCCTCTGCATGGTGCTGGTGCTCATCTCTCTGCTGTGGCTGCAGCTCAGCTGTTCGGGTGACATGTCCTCAGTAACGCATCAAGACCGGCGCGACCCCCAGCTGCTGCCTCCACCCTGTCCCACTGAGAGACAGGCATCCGCAGCGGACGACCCCAGCTGGGGTCCTCACAAGCTGGCACTCGTGGTCCCCTTCAGAGAACGCTTCGAAGAACTGCTGGTGTTCGTTCCATTCATGCACAAATTTCTCAACAAGAAGAAGATCCGCCATAAGATCCTGATTATCAACCAGGTGGATCACTACAG ATTCAACCGAGCGTCTCTGATCAATGTGGGCTACATGGAGAGCGGGAACGACACGGACTACCTGGCCATGCATGACGTGGACCTGCTGCCCCTCAACGAGGCCCTGGACTATGGCTTCCCCAAAGAGGGACCCTTCCATGTCGCCTCGCCGGAGCTGCATCCGCTCTACCATTACAAAACCTACGTGGGAGGAATCCTGCTGCTCACAAAGAGGCACTATTATATG TGTAATGGGATGTCGAACCGGTTCTGGGGTTGGGGCAGAGAGGATGACGAGTTCTACAGAAGGCTCAGAAAAGCAGAGTTACAG CTGTTCCGCCCAAGTGGCATCACAACGGGATATAAAACCTTTCTTCATATCCACGACCCGGCCTGGAGAAAGAGGGACCAGAAAAGGGTCGCTGCTCAGAAACAG GAGCAGTTTAAGGTGGATCCCGACGGTGGGCTGACGAACCTCCAGTACCTGGTGGATTCCCGGCAGGAGTTGACCATCAGCGGCGCTCCCTGCACCATCATCAATACCAAACTGGAGTGCGATCAGAGCCAGACGCCGTGGTGTCTCCTGAGTTAG